In one Candidatus Poribacteria bacterium genomic region, the following are encoded:
- a CDS encoding restriction endonuclease subunit S — translation LILPSYSEQRAIAAFLDRETAKMDALIAKIREAIERLAEYRVALISAAVTGRIDVRQEVA, via the coding sequence TCTTGATACTTCCCTCATACTCAGAGCAACGCGCCATCGCCGCCTTCCTCGACCGAGAGACCGCGAAGATGGACGCCCTCATCGCCAAGATACGCGAAGCCATCGAGCGATTGGCGGAATATCGGGTCGCCCTCATTTCCGCCGCAGTAACCGGCAGGATTGACGTGCGGCAGGAGGTCGCATGA
- a CDS encoding type I restriction endonuclease subunit R — protein MTPDISERAFEEAIECALLRHGPDAYDEDENIVREAATLYGGYHKRSPDDYDRTLCLIPRDVVDFILATQPKEWQKLSQHHGAGVQEKFVKRVSSEIARRGALDILRSGVKDSGCKLSLAYFRPVSGLNEETQRLHAGNIFSVVRQVHCSTKNEKSLDLTLFLNGIPIFTAELKNPFTGQTVNDAMRQYRTDRDPREPLFAYGRCLAHFAVDPDRVFVTTHLAGAKTRFLPFNQGCFGGAGNPPVSPTQKGYATRYLWEETWARDSVLDLVRQFIHEVEDEDDKGKKTGHRYIIFPRYQQLDCVRRLVSHARGMGTGQRYLIQHSAGSGKSFTIAWLAHQLATLHDATDRKVFDTVVVITDRRVLDRQLQSTMKQFEQTLGVVENIDQTSRQLKDALESGKLIIVTTLQKFPVIAKEISELPGKQFAVIVDEAHSSQSGESTKSLKSVLASGSLEDAEWQESDAETPEEELERLILADMEKRGRLPNVSTFAFTATPKPKTLELFGTPRDDGGFEPFHLYSMRQAIEEGFILDVLANYTTYNAYWRLLKTIEDDPRYDKKKAEFLLKSFVELHPHAILEKVKILVEHFAAQVQGEIGGKAKAMIVTRSRLHAVRYKLTVDRYLAERGYPFKALVAFSGTVQDGGQSYTESGMNGFSEKQTAKTFEQPEVRFLIVANKFQTGFDQPLLHSMYVDKKLGGVNAVQTLSRLNRAHPEKRGCTVLDFANEADDIRFAFEPYYETTILSEATDPNLLYEIQYRLAAFPVYFDADVDGFARVFFGKTSAQDQLYAALAPTVERFRGLSEEEQQDFIGQITDYVRLYAFLAQVLTFTDVDLGKLYVFARHLWRLLPTNRAELPLDVQRNIDMESYRIQETSSGRIALERRAGLLDPVGTKGAYGIPQEELEALSRIIAELNERFGINLGPEHHVTLNQMMQKLDADAGLAVAAKVNTPENVRLTFDTKVNHVIQEIVDTNFDLYKRITDDHAFGEALKDFLFEQYLQSHRT, from the coding sequence ATGACCCCTGACATCTCCGAGCGCGCCTTCGAAGAGGCCATCGAGTGCGCGTTGCTCCGTCACGGGCCCGATGCCTACGACGAAGACGAGAACATCGTCCGCGAAGCCGCGACGCTCTACGGCGGCTATCACAAGCGTTCTCCAGACGATTACGACCGGACTCTATGCCTCATCCCGCGCGACGTTGTGGACTTCATCCTCGCGACCCAGCCGAAGGAGTGGCAGAAACTCAGCCAGCACCACGGCGCGGGAGTCCAAGAGAAGTTCGTCAAGCGCGTGTCCTCTGAGATTGCGCGGCGTGGCGCGCTCGACATCCTGCGGAGCGGTGTCAAAGACTCCGGGTGCAAGCTCAGCCTCGCGTATTTCCGTCCTGTGAGCGGACTCAACGAGGAGACGCAGCGTCTTCACGCGGGCAATATCTTCTCGGTTGTGCGCCAAGTTCATTGCAGCACGAAGAACGAAAAGAGCCTCGATCTTACGCTCTTCCTGAACGGCATTCCGATCTTCACCGCGGAGCTGAAGAACCCGTTCACGGGTCAGACGGTCAACGATGCGATGCGTCAATACCGAACCGACCGCGATCCGCGGGAACCGCTTTTCGCCTACGGTCGCTGTCTCGCGCATTTCGCAGTCGACCCGGATCGGGTCTTCGTCACAACGCATCTCGCCGGAGCGAAGACGCGCTTCCTTCCGTTCAATCAAGGCTGTTTCGGCGGAGCCGGAAACCCGCCCGTGTCGCCAACTCAGAAAGGCTACGCGACACGCTATCTGTGGGAGGAAACGTGGGCGCGCGACAGCGTGCTCGATCTCGTTCGTCAGTTCATTCACGAGGTAGAAGACGAGGACGACAAGGGGAAGAAGACGGGACATCGCTACATCATCTTCCCGCGCTACCAGCAGCTAGACTGCGTGCGCCGACTCGTATCGCACGCACGCGGTATGGGAACGGGCCAACGCTACCTGATTCAGCACTCGGCAGGGAGCGGCAAGAGCTTCACGATCGCTTGGCTTGCCCACCAGCTCGCGACGCTCCACGACGCGACGGACCGGAAGGTCTTCGATACCGTCGTCGTCATCACCGACCGTCGCGTGTTGGATCGCCAACTCCAATCCACGATGAAGCAGTTCGAGCAGACCCTCGGCGTGGTGGAGAATATTGACCAGACTTCGCGTCAGCTCAAAGACGCGCTCGAGTCGGGCAAACTGATCATCGTCACGACGCTCCAGAAGTTCCCTGTAATCGCGAAGGAGATCAGCGAACTGCCCGGAAAGCAGTTCGCCGTGATCGTTGACGAGGCGCATTCCTCCCAATCTGGGGAAAGCACCAAGAGCCTCAAGTCCGTGCTCGCCTCCGGGTCGTTGGAGGACGCGGAATGGCAGGAATCCGACGCGGAGACTCCTGAAGAGGAGCTGGAGCGCCTCATCCTCGCCGATATGGAGAAGCGCGGACGACTGCCCAACGTCTCGACATTTGCCTTCACCGCCACGCCCAAGCCGAAGACGCTCGAACTCTTCGGGACGCCGCGCGACGACGGCGGGTTCGAGCCCTTCCACCTGTACAGTATGCGTCAGGCGATTGAAGAGGGTTTCATCCTCGACGTGCTCGCGAACTACACGACCTACAACGCTTATTGGCGATTGCTCAAGACGATCGAGGACGACCCGCGTTACGACAAGAAGAAGGCGGAGTTCCTGCTCAAGTCGTTCGTCGAGCTGCACCCACACGCGATCCTCGAGAAGGTGAAGATCCTGGTCGAACACTTTGCCGCTCAGGTACAGGGAGAGATCGGCGGCAAGGCGAAGGCGATGATCGTCACGCGCTCGCGCCTGCACGCGGTTCGGTACAAGTTGACAGTGGACAGGTATCTCGCGGAGCGCGGGTATCCGTTCAAAGCACTCGTGGCATTTTCGGGAACCGTCCAGGACGGCGGGCAATCCTACACGGAATCCGGCATGAACGGCTTTTCGGAGAAGCAGACAGCCAAGACCTTCGAGCAACCCGAAGTTCGCTTCCTCATCGTGGCCAACAAATTCCAGACGGGATTTGATCAACCGCTCCTGCACTCGATGTACGTGGACAAGAAACTCGGCGGCGTGAACGCGGTTCAGACGTTGTCGCGTCTCAACCGCGCGCATCCCGAAAAGCGCGGGTGCACCGTGCTCGACTTCGCCAACGAGGCGGACGACATCCGATTTGCTTTCGAGCCGTACTACGAGACGACGATCCTTTCGGAGGCGACCGATCCGAACCTGCTTTACGAGATTCAGTACCGGTTAGCGGCGTTTCCGGTCTATTTCGACGCCGATGTGGACGGCTTCGCGCGCGTCTTCTTCGGCAAAACGTCCGCACAAGATCAGCTGTATGCCGCGCTGGCTCCGACCGTGGAACGCTTTCGCGGATTGTCCGAGGAAGAACAACAGGACTTTATCGGACAAATCACGGACTATGTTCGACTCTACGCCTTCCTTGCCCAGGTGCTGACCTTCACCGACGTTGACCTCGGAAAGCTCTACGTCTTCGCCCGTCATCTATGGCGACTTTTGCCCACGAACCGCGCCGAACTGCCGCTCGACGTGCAACGAAACATTGATATGGAGTCCTACCGCATTCAGGAGACGAGTAGCGGTCGAATCGCACTCGAACGCCGGGCGGGCCTCCTCGATCCCGTCGGCACGAAAGGCGCGTACGGGATTCCGCAGGAGGAGCTCGAAGCGCTGTCTCGCATCATCGCCGAGTTGAACGAGCGCTTCGGGATCAACCTCGGTCCGGAACACCACGTGACGCTCAATCAGATGATGCAGAAGCTCGATGCTGACGCCGGGCTCGCTGTGGCCGCGAAGGTCAACACGCCGGAGAACGTGCGACTGACGTTCGACACGAAGGTCAATCACGTGATTCAGGAGATCGTCGACACGAACTTCGACCTGTACAAGCGAATCACGGACGATCATGCGTTTGGCGAAGCTCTCAAGGACTTTCTGTTCGAGCAGTACCTTCAGTCGCATCGGACCTAG